The Burkholderia mayonis genome window below encodes:
- a CDS encoding CoA-acylating methylmalonate-semialdehyde dehydrogenase, with amino-acid sequence MTDTHSNDSRVRALTHFIGGRAVDGASDRYGDVFDPALGKVTARVPLATVAEVDAAVAAAAEAFPAWSEMSPLKRARVMFKFKELLDRHHDELAELITREHGKVFSDAKGEVMRGIEVVEFACGIPNLLKTGFTDQIGGGIDNWNLRQPLGVVAGITPFNFPMMVPCWMFPVAIACGNTFVLKPSERDPSASVRLAELLREAGLPDGVFNVVHGDKTAVDALIAHPDVAALSFVGSTPIAEYIHTEAARRGKRVQALGGAKNHLVVMPDANLDQAVDALIGAAYGSAGERCMAISVAVAVGGVADALVERLAERAKTLKIGNGMDGDVEMGPLVTAAHRAKVSAYIDAGVAAGAKLVVDGRNHVVDGYENGFFLGGTLFDDVATDMSIYREEIFGPVLAVVRVPDFASAVELINAHEFANGVSCFTSDGGIARAFARQIQVGMVGINVPIPVPMAWHSFGGWKRSLFGDHHAYGEEGVRFYTRYKSVMQRWPDSIAKGAEFTMPVAK; translated from the coding sequence ATGACCGATACCCATTCGAACGATTCGCGCGTGCGCGCACTGACCCATTTCATCGGCGGCCGCGCGGTCGACGGCGCGAGCGACCGCTACGGCGACGTGTTCGACCCGGCGCTCGGCAAGGTGACGGCGCGCGTGCCGCTCGCGACGGTCGCGGAAGTCGACGCGGCCGTCGCAGCCGCGGCCGAGGCGTTCCCCGCGTGGAGCGAGATGTCGCCGCTCAAGCGCGCCCGCGTGATGTTCAAGTTCAAGGAACTGCTCGATCGCCATCACGACGAGCTCGCCGAGCTGATCACCCGCGAGCACGGCAAGGTGTTCTCCGACGCGAAGGGGGAAGTGATGCGCGGGATCGAGGTCGTCGAGTTCGCATGCGGCATTCCGAACCTGCTGAAGACCGGTTTCACCGACCAGATCGGCGGCGGCATCGACAACTGGAACCTGCGCCAGCCGCTCGGCGTCGTTGCCGGGATCACACCGTTCAACTTTCCGATGATGGTGCCGTGCTGGATGTTCCCGGTCGCGATCGCGTGCGGCAACACGTTCGTGCTGAAGCCGTCGGAGCGCGATCCTTCGGCGTCGGTCCGGCTCGCCGAGCTGTTGAGGGAAGCGGGGCTGCCCGACGGCGTGTTCAACGTCGTGCACGGCGACAAGACGGCCGTCGACGCGCTGATCGCGCATCCTGACGTCGCCGCGCTGTCGTTCGTCGGCTCGACGCCGATCGCCGAGTACATTCACACGGAAGCCGCGCGGCGCGGCAAGCGCGTGCAGGCGCTGGGCGGCGCGAAGAACCATCTCGTCGTGATGCCGGATGCGAACCTCGATCAGGCCGTCGACGCGCTGATCGGCGCCGCGTACGGGTCGGCCGGCGAGCGCTGCATGGCGATTTCCGTCGCGGTCGCCGTGGGCGGCGTCGCGGACGCGCTCGTCGAGCGGCTCGCCGAGCGTGCGAAGACGTTGAAGATCGGTAACGGAATGGATGGCGACGTCGAAATGGGGCCGCTCGTGACGGCCGCGCATCGCGCGAAGGTGTCCGCGTACATCGACGCGGGCGTCGCGGCGGGCGCGAAGCTCGTCGTCGACGGGCGCAATCACGTCGTCGACGGATACGAGAACGGTTTCTTCCTCGGCGGCACGCTGTTCGACGACGTCGCGACCGACATGTCGATCTACCGCGAGGAGATCTTCGGGCCGGTACTGGCCGTCGTGCGGGTGCCGGATTTCGCGAGCGCGGTCGAGCTCATCAACGCGCACGAATTTGCGAACGGCGTGTCGTGCTTCACGTCCGACGGCGGCATCGCGCGCGCGTTCGCGCGGCAGATTCAGGTCGGGATGGTCGGCATCAACGTACCGATTCCGGTGCCGATGGCGTGGCATTCGTTTGGCGGCTGGAAGCGCTCGCTGTTCGGCGATCACCATGCGTACGGCGAGGAGGGCGTGCGCTTCTACACGCGCTACAAGAGCGTGATGCAGCGCTGGCCGGACAGCATCGCGAAGGGGGCGGAGTTCACGATGCCCGTCGCTAAGTGA
- a CDS encoding class IV adenylate cyclase, translating into MARNIEIKARAREFEQLRERAAELATEAPLFYRQQDFFYDVPRGRLKLRRFEDGTPAELIFYQRDDQDGPKASYYTRSPVTNPDAMHALLATALTTRGIVTKERHVYLAGRTRIHLDRVDGLGDFVELEVVLAPDDDEEGGHAEAQAVFTKLGVPSDDLVAVAYVDLLNAQAEPAA; encoded by the coding sequence ATGGCCCGCAACATCGAGATCAAAGCCCGCGCGCGCGAATTCGAACAACTGCGCGAACGGGCCGCCGAGCTGGCGACCGAGGCCCCCCTCTTCTATCGGCAGCAGGATTTCTTCTACGACGTGCCGCGCGGCCGCCTGAAGCTGCGCCGCTTCGAAGACGGCACGCCCGCCGAGCTGATCTTCTACCAGCGCGACGACCAGGACGGCCCGAAGGCGTCGTATTACACGCGCAGCCCGGTGACGAACCCGGACGCGATGCACGCGCTCCTCGCGACTGCGCTGACGACCCGCGGCATCGTGACGAAGGAGCGGCACGTCTACCTCGCGGGCCGCACGCGAATCCATCTCGACCGTGTCGACGGCCTCGGCGACTTCGTCGAGCTCGAAGTCGTGCTCGCGCCGGACGATGACGAGGAAGGCGGCCACGCGGAGGCGCAAGCGGTATTCACGAAGCTCGGCGTGCCGAGCGACGATCTCGTCGCGGTCGCGTACGTCGATCTGCTCAACGCGCAGGCCGAACCGGCCGCGTGA
- the phhA gene encoding phenylalanine 4-monooxygenase, with protein MSIVVTAKLKEQFDAGLETRADFTIDQPLARYGEVDHAVWKQLYTRQASLLRGRACDAFVDGLARIDLSPERVPSFADVNRQLQPATGWRIVAVPGLVPDAVFFEHLANRWFPVTWWMRRPDQLDYLQEPDCFHDLFGHVPLLIDPVFADYMHAYGRAALAVADDPRALALLARLYWYTVEFGLIRDARRESELRIYGAGIVSSKGETLYSLESAAPNWIGFDLERVMRTRYRIDTFQKTYFVIDDFAQLFALAHVDARALAARLADAPEHAAGAVLDGDHVLTRGTGEGWAIDEDV; from the coding sequence ATGTCCATCGTCGTCACCGCGAAACTGAAGGAACAGTTCGACGCGGGTCTCGAAACCCGTGCCGATTTCACCATCGATCAGCCGCTCGCCCGCTACGGCGAAGTCGACCACGCGGTGTGGAAGCAGCTCTATACGCGCCAGGCGTCGTTGCTGCGCGGCCGCGCGTGCGATGCATTCGTCGACGGCCTCGCGCGCATCGACTTGTCGCCCGAGCGCGTGCCGTCGTTCGCCGACGTGAACCGGCAGCTCCAGCCCGCGACCGGCTGGCGGATCGTCGCCGTCCCGGGCCTCGTGCCGGACGCCGTGTTCTTCGAGCATCTCGCGAACCGGTGGTTTCCAGTCACCTGGTGGATGCGCCGGCCGGACCAGCTCGACTACCTGCAGGAGCCGGACTGCTTCCACGATCTGTTCGGCCACGTGCCGCTCTTGATCGATCCCGTCTTCGCCGACTACATGCACGCGTACGGCCGCGCGGCGCTCGCCGTCGCCGACGATCCGCGCGCGCTGGCGCTGCTCGCGCGCCTCTATTGGTATACCGTCGAATTCGGCCTGATCCGCGACGCGCGCCGGGAAAGCGAGCTGCGGATCTACGGCGCGGGCATCGTGTCAAGCAAGGGCGAGACGCTCTACAGCCTCGAAAGCGCCGCGCCGAACTGGATCGGCTTCGATCTCGAGCGCGTGATGCGGACCCGTTACCGGATCGACACGTTCCAGAAGACCTACTTCGTAATCGACGATTTCGCGCAGCTCTTTGCGCTCGCGCATGTCGACGCGCGCGCGCTCGCCGCCCGGCTCGCCGACGCGCCCGAGCACGCGGCGGGCGCGGTGCTGGACGGCGATCACGTGCTCACGCGCGGCACGGGCGAAGGCTGGGCAATCGATGAAGACGTTTGA
- a CDS encoding Lrp/AsnC family transcriptional regulator: MVELDHFDLALLDVLQRFGRATHQQLGEEVPLSPSQIGRRLQRLEAAGVIDGYRVVLRPERLGLGVTAFTSLKLKHHGDSIIEQFQQQIDVLPEVLECHAVVGDADYLLRIVAPDLNALSSFVMKKLMRVPGVDSVRSNIVLTTFKRNGPLPLGHLASGTPAA, from the coding sequence ATGGTGGAACTCGATCACTTCGATTTGGCGCTGCTCGATGTGCTGCAGCGCTTCGGCCGCGCGACGCACCAGCAACTGGGCGAAGAGGTGCCGTTGTCGCCGTCGCAGATCGGCCGGCGGCTGCAGCGGCTCGAGGCGGCGGGCGTGATAGACGGCTACCGCGTCGTGCTGCGGCCCGAGCGGCTCGGGCTCGGCGTCACCGCGTTCACGAGCCTGAAGCTCAAGCATCACGGCGATTCGATCATCGAGCAGTTCCAGCAGCAGATCGACGTGCTGCCCGAAGTGCTCGAATGTCATGCGGTGGTCGGCGATGCCGATTATCTGCTGCGGATCGTTGCGCCGGATCTGAACGCGCTGTCGTCGTTCGTGATGAAAAAGCTGATGCGGGTGCCGGGCGTCGACAGCGTGCGATCGAACATCGTGCTCACGACGTTCAAGCGCAACGGGCCGCTGCCGCTCGGCCATCTGGCGTCCGGCACGCCCGCTGCGTGA
- a CDS encoding ABC transporter substrate-binding protein → MKSKTLAHACLAVAAAWSVGAAQAADTVKIGFITDMSGLYADIDGQGGLEAIKMAVADFGGKVNGKPIEVVYADHQNKADIAASKAREWMDRGGLDLLVGGTNSATALSMNQVAAEKKKVYINIGAGADTLTNEQCTPYTVHYAYDTMALAKGTGSAVVKQGGKTWFFLTADYAFGKALEKNTAEVVKANGGKVLGEVRHPLSASDFSSFLLQAQSSKAQILGLANAGGDTVNAIKAAKEFGITKTMKLAALLMFINDVHALGLETTQGLVLTDSWYWNRDQASRQWAQRYFAKMKKMPSSLQAADYSSVTTYLKAVQAAGSTDSDKVMAQLKKMKIDDFYAKGYIRTDGSMIHDMYLMEVKKPSESKEPWDYYKVVATIPGEQAFTTKQETRCALWK, encoded by the coding sequence ATGAAATCGAAGACCCTCGCGCATGCATGTCTCGCCGTCGCCGCCGCGTGGTCGGTGGGCGCCGCGCAGGCCGCGGACACCGTGAAGATCGGCTTCATCACCGACATGTCCGGCCTCTATGCGGACATCGACGGACAGGGCGGCCTCGAGGCGATCAAGATGGCGGTGGCCGATTTCGGCGGCAAGGTCAACGGCAAGCCGATCGAAGTCGTGTACGCCGATCACCAGAACAAGGCGGACATCGCCGCGTCGAAGGCGCGCGAATGGATGGACCGCGGCGGGCTCGATCTGCTCGTCGGCGGCACGAACTCGGCGACGGCGCTGTCGATGAACCAGGTCGCCGCCGAGAAGAAGAAGGTCTACATCAACATCGGCGCGGGCGCGGATACGCTGACGAACGAGCAGTGCACGCCGTACACGGTCCACTACGCGTACGATACGATGGCGCTCGCGAAAGGCACGGGCTCGGCCGTGGTGAAGCAGGGCGGCAAGACGTGGTTCTTCCTGACCGCCGACTACGCGTTCGGCAAGGCGCTCGAGAAGAACACCGCGGAAGTCGTGAAGGCGAACGGCGGCAAGGTGCTCGGCGAAGTGCGGCATCCGCTGTCGGCGTCGGACTTCTCGTCGTTCCTGTTGCAGGCGCAGTCGTCGAAAGCGCAGATCCTCGGCCTCGCGAACGCGGGCGGCGATACGGTGAACGCGATCAAGGCGGCGAAGGAGTTCGGCATCACGAAGACGATGAAGCTGGCCGCGCTGCTGATGTTCATCAACGATGTCCACGCACTCGGCCTCGAGACGACGCAGGGTCTCGTGCTGACGGACAGCTGGTACTGGAATCGCGATCAGGCGTCGCGGCAATGGGCGCAGCGCTACTTCGCGAAGATGAAGAAGATGCCGTCGAGCCTGCAGGCGGCTGACTATTCGTCGGTGACGACGTACCTGAAGGCGGTGCAGGCGGCGGGCTCGACCGATTCCGACAAGGTGATGGCGCAGCTCAAGAAGATGAAGATCGACGACTTCTACGCGAAGGGCTACATCCGCACGGATGGCAGCATGATTCACGACATGTATCTGATGGAAGTGAAAAAGCCGTCCGAGTCGAAGGAGCCGTGGGACTACTACAAGGTTGTCGCGACCATCCCGGGCGAGCAGGCGTTCACGACGAAGCAGGAGACGCGCTGCGCGTTGTGGAAGTGA
- a CDS encoding ABC transporter ATP-binding protein: MILGDTILETRGLTKEFKGFTAVNGVNLRVRRGSIHALIGPNGAGKTTCFNLLTKFLKPTAGQIVYNGIDITDERPAQIARRGVIRSFQISAVFPHLTALQNVRIGLQRPLGTAFHFWRSERSLKRLDDRAMDLLTQVGLTDFAHVPTVELAYGRKRALEIATTLAMEPELMLLDEPTQGMGHEDVDRVTALIKKVASGRTILMVEHNMNVIAGISDTITVLQRGEVLAEGTYAEVSKNPLVVEAYMGSADAALVGAHA; encoded by the coding sequence ATGATTCTCGGCGACACGATTCTCGAAACACGCGGACTCACAAAGGAATTCAAGGGCTTCACCGCGGTGAACGGCGTGAACCTGCGCGTGCGGCGCGGCTCGATCCATGCGTTGATCGGGCCGAACGGCGCTGGCAAGACCACTTGCTTCAATCTCCTGACAAAATTCCTGAAGCCGACCGCGGGTCAGATCGTCTACAACGGCATCGATATCACCGACGAGCGCCCCGCGCAGATCGCGCGGCGCGGCGTGATCCGTTCGTTCCAGATTTCCGCGGTGTTTCCGCATCTGACGGCGTTGCAGAACGTGCGCATCGGCCTGCAGCGCCCGCTCGGCACCGCATTCCATTTCTGGCGTAGCGAACGGTCGCTGAAGCGTCTCGACGATCGCGCGATGGATCTGCTCACACAGGTCGGCCTCACCGATTTCGCGCACGTGCCGACGGTCGAGCTCGCGTATGGCCGCAAGCGCGCGCTCGAGATCGCGACGACGCTCGCGATGGAGCCGGAGCTGATGCTGCTCGACGAGCCGACGCAGGGGATGGGCCACGAGGACGTCGATCGCGTGACGGCGCTCATCAAGAAGGTCGCGAGCGGCCGCACGATCCTGATGGTCGAGCACAACATGAACGTGATCGCGGGCATCTCCGACACGATCACTGTCCTGCAGCGCGGCGAAGTGCTCGCGGAAGGCACGTATGCGGAGGTGTCGAAGAATCCGCTCGTCGTCGAGGCGTACATGGGCAGCGCCGACGCGGCGCTCGTGGGGGCGCACGCATGA
- a CDS encoding LysR family transcriptional regulator — protein sequence MDLTLLRAFVAVAREGNLTRAATHLHLTQPAVSLQIKNLQDLLGVALFVRTARGLVLTRDGQALLPHAERALDAAADVKRAAAALRHEVRGRLRIGTILDPEFLRLGGFLKRLVETYPQIETALRHGMSGWVLDQVRARELDVGYYIGRPEEDDPRDAERFHTVTLTQFRYRVLAPAGWKERVQRARTWRELAALPWIWTPAASAHQRLLSRRFSDAGVQPVKVAEVDQETSMLDLVKSGVGLTLARDSVALREAHAHALTIVEHVSAPAELTFVTLAERRDEPAIAAALRLIDEQWAI from the coding sequence ATGGACCTGACTCTGCTCCGCGCGTTCGTCGCGGTTGCGCGCGAGGGCAACCTCACGCGCGCGGCGACGCACCTGCATCTGACGCAGCCCGCCGTCAGTCTGCAGATCAAGAATCTGCAGGACCTGCTCGGCGTCGCGCTGTTCGTGCGCACGGCGCGCGGACTCGTGCTCACGCGCGACGGCCAGGCGCTGCTGCCGCATGCGGAGCGTGCGCTCGACGCGGCGGCAGACGTGAAGCGCGCGGCCGCCGCGCTGCGGCACGAAGTGCGCGGGCGGCTGCGGATCGGCACGATCCTCGATCCGGAATTCCTGCGGCTCGGCGGCTTCCTGAAGCGGCTCGTCGAGACCTATCCGCAGATCGAGACGGCGCTCCGGCACGGGATGTCCGGCTGGGTGCTCGACCAGGTCCGCGCGCGCGAGCTCGACGTCGGCTACTACATCGGCCGGCCGGAAGAGGACGATCCGCGCGACGCCGAGCGCTTCCACACGGTGACGCTCACGCAGTTCCGCTATCGCGTGCTCGCGCCCGCCGGCTGGAAGGAGCGCGTGCAGCGCGCGCGCACGTGGCGCGAGCTCGCCGCGCTGCCGTGGATCTGGACGCCCGCCGCGTCCGCGCACCAGCGGCTCTTGTCGCGCCGCTTCTCCGATGCCGGCGTGCAGCCCGTCAAGGTCGCCGAAGTCGATCAGGAGACGTCGATGCTCGATCTCGTCAAATCGGGCGTCGGCTTGACGCTCGCGCGTGACTCGGTCGCGCTGCGGGAAGCGCATGCGCATGCGCTCACGATCGTCGAGCACGTCTCGGCGCCTGCCGAGCTCACGTTCGTCACGCTCGCCGAGCGGCGCGACGAGCCGGCGATCGCCGCCGCGCTGCGCCTCATCGACGAGCAATGGGCAATATGA
- a CDS encoding branched-chain amino acid ABC transporter permease produces the protein MDIFGIPMSAMLSQLLLGLVNGSFYAILSLGLAVIFGLLNVINFAHGALFMLGAMLAWMGLTYLGLPYWAMLVLAPVIVGLFGILIERSMLRWLYKLDHLYGLLLTFGLTLVVEGVFRAIYGSSGQPYDVPELLSGATNLGFMFLPNYRAWVVVASLAVCMATWFVIEKTRLGAYLRAGTENPKLVEAFGVNVPMMVTLTYGFGVALAAFAGVLAAPVIQVSPLMGQPMIITVFAVVVIGGMGSILGSILTGLMLGVIEGLTRVFYPEASATVVFVIMAIVLLIRPAGLFGKER, from the coding sequence ATGGACATCTTCGGCATTCCGATGTCGGCGATGCTGAGCCAGTTGTTGCTCGGACTCGTCAACGGCTCGTTCTACGCGATCCTGAGCCTCGGGCTCGCGGTGATCTTCGGGCTGCTCAACGTGATCAACTTCGCGCACGGCGCGCTCTTCATGCTGGGCGCGATGCTCGCGTGGATGGGGCTCACGTATCTCGGCCTGCCGTACTGGGCGATGCTCGTGCTCGCGCCCGTCATCGTCGGGCTGTTCGGCATCCTGATCGAACGCTCGATGCTGCGCTGGCTCTACAAGCTCGATCACCTGTACGGCCTGCTGCTGACGTTCGGGCTCACGCTCGTCGTCGAAGGCGTGTTCCGCGCGATCTACGGCTCGTCCGGGCAGCCGTACGACGTGCCCGAGCTCCTGTCCGGCGCGACGAATCTCGGCTTCATGTTCCTGCCGAACTATCGTGCATGGGTCGTCGTCGCGTCGCTCGCGGTGTGCATGGCGACGTGGTTCGTCATCGAAAAGACGCGGCTCGGCGCGTACCTGCGCGCGGGCACCGAGAATCCGAAGCTCGTCGAGGCGTTCGGCGTCAACGTGCCGATGATGGTCACGCTGACCTACGGCTTCGGCGTCGCGCTCGCCGCATTCGCCGGCGTGCTCGCCGCGCCGGTGATCCAGGTGTCGCCGCTGATGGGGCAGCCGATGATCATCACCGTGTTCGCGGTCGTCGTGATCGGCGGGATGGGCTCGATTCTCGGCTCGATCCTGACGGGCCTGATGCTCGGCGTGATCGAGGGTTTGACGCGGGTGTTCTATCCGGAAGCGTCGGCGACGGTCGTCTTCGTGATCATGGCGATCGTGCTGCTGATCCGTCCGGCGGGTTTATTCGGCAAGGAAAGATGA
- a CDS encoding GMC family oxidoreductase, which produces MATERMLEGEFDYVIVGAGTAGCVLANRLTEDPDVTVLLLEAGGKDDYHWIHIPVGYLYCIGNPRTDWLYKTEPEAGLNGRALSYPRGRVLGGSSSINGMIYMRGQRGDYDDWARATGDDGWSWDAVLPIFKRSEDHHAGASDAHGAGGMWRVEKQRLRWEILEAFSQAAQQTGIPSTDDFNCGDNTGVGYFEVNQKRGIRWNASKAFLRPALARPNLTVITGAQAERLVFDGKRCAGVGYRGGGAPYVARARGEVLLASGAVNSPQLLELSGIGGGGRLQALGIGVVVDLRGVGENLQDHLQLRMAFRVRGVRTLNTLSAHWWGKLVIGAQYALMQRGPMSMAPSQLGAFAKSDPNDPALTRPDLEYHVQPLSLERFGEPLHRFNAFTASVCHLRPTSRGSIHAGSPDPMRAPSIAPNYLSTDYDRHVAANALRLTRRIAAASALARYAPEEILPGVQYRSEEELIAAAGAVGTTIFHPVGTCKMGRADDPDAVVDSRLRVRGVTGLRVVDASVMPTITSGNTNSPTLMIAERASDMIRADRRGTSERGAAARAEAVLPT; this is translated from the coding sequence GTGGCTACCGAACGGATGCTCGAAGGCGAATTCGATTATGTGATCGTCGGGGCCGGCACGGCCGGCTGCGTGCTCGCGAACCGGCTCACCGAAGATCCCGACGTAACCGTGCTGCTGCTCGAAGCCGGCGGCAAGGACGACTATCACTGGATCCACATCCCGGTCGGCTATCTGTATTGCATCGGCAATCCGCGCACCGACTGGCTCTACAAGACCGAGCCCGAAGCCGGGCTGAACGGCCGCGCGCTGTCGTATCCGCGCGGGCGCGTGCTGGGCGGCTCGTCGTCGATCAACGGCATGATCTACATGCGCGGCCAGCGCGGCGATTACGACGATTGGGCGCGCGCGACGGGCGACGACGGCTGGTCGTGGGACGCGGTGCTGCCGATCTTCAAGCGCAGCGAGGATCATCACGCGGGCGCGAGCGACGCGCACGGCGCGGGCGGCATGTGGCGCGTCGAGAAGCAGCGGCTGCGCTGGGAGATCCTGGAGGCGTTCTCGCAGGCCGCGCAGCAGACGGGCATTCCGTCGACCGACGATTTCAACTGCGGCGACAACACGGGCGTCGGCTATTTCGAAGTCAACCAGAAGCGCGGCATCCGCTGGAACGCATCGAAGGCGTTCCTGCGTCCCGCGCTCGCGCGGCCGAACCTGACCGTGATCACCGGCGCGCAGGCCGAGCGGCTCGTGTTCGACGGCAAGCGCTGCGCGGGCGTCGGGTATCGCGGCGGCGGCGCGCCTTACGTCGCGCGTGCGCGCGGCGAAGTGCTGCTCGCGTCGGGCGCCGTGAATTCGCCGCAGTTGCTCGAGCTGTCCGGCATCGGCGGCGGCGGCCGGTTGCAGGCGCTCGGCATCGGCGTCGTCGTGGATCTGCGCGGCGTCGGCGAAAACCTTCAGGATCACTTGCAACTGCGGATGGCGTTTCGCGTGCGCGGCGTGCGCACGCTGAATACGTTGTCCGCGCACTGGTGGGGCAAGCTGGTGATCGGCGCGCAATACGCGCTGATGCAGCGCGGGCCGATGTCGATGGCGCCGTCGCAACTGGGCGCGTTCGCGAAATCGGACCCGAACGATCCGGCGCTCACGCGGCCCGATCTCGAATATCACGTGCAGCCGCTGTCGCTCGAGCGTTTCGGCGAGCCGCTGCATCGCTTCAATGCGTTCACCGCGTCGGTCTGTCATCTGCGGCCGACGTCGCGCGGCAGCATTCACGCGGGGTCGCCGGACCCGATGCGCGCGCCGTCGATCGCGCCGAACTATCTATCGACCGATTACGATCGCCACGTCGCGGCAAACGCGCTGCGCCTGACGCGCCGGATCGCCGCCGCATCCGCGCTCGCGCGCTATGCGCCTGAAGAAATCCTGCCGGGCGTCCAGTATCGGAGCGAAGAAGAATTGATCGCCGCGGCTGGCGCCGTCGGCACGACCATCTTCCATCCGGTCGGCACGTGCAAGATGGGGCGCGCGGACGATCCGGACGCGGTCGTCGATAGTCGCCTGCGCGTGCGCGGCGTGACGGGGCTGCGGGTCGTCGACGCGTCGGTGATGCCGACGATCACGTCGGGCAACACGAACTCGCCGACGCTGATGATCGCCGAGCGCGCGAGCGACATGATTCGCGCGGATCGTCGCGGCACGTCGGAGCGCGGCGCGGCTGCGCGCGCCGAAGCCGTGCTGCCGACGTAA
- a CDS encoding ABC transporter ATP-binding protein, with translation MNHSEREERELNNVESGTPALALAGLEAWYGESHILHGVDLTVHRGEVVTLLGRNGAGRTTMLRAIMGLTGRRSGSIKVAGHETIDLPTHKIAHYGIGYCPEERGIFSSLSCEENLLLPPVLGDRQGAMSLEDIYEMFPNLASRRSSQGTRLSGGEQQMLAVARILRTGANLLLLDEISEGLAPVIVQTLAKMIVTLKARGYTIVMVEQNFRFAAPLADRFYVMEHGRIVEHFGATELEGKMPVLHDLLGV, from the coding sequence ATGAACCACAGCGAACGGGAAGAGCGCGAGTTGAACAATGTCGAAAGCGGTACGCCCGCGCTCGCGCTCGCGGGGCTCGAAGCGTGGTACGGCGAATCGCATATCCTGCACGGCGTCGATCTGACCGTGCACCGAGGCGAGGTCGTCACGCTGCTCGGCCGCAACGGCGCGGGCCGCACGACGATGCTGCGCGCGATCATGGGGCTCACGGGCCGGCGCAGCGGCTCGATCAAGGTCGCCGGCCACGAGACCATCGATCTGCCGACGCACAAGATCGCGCATTACGGCATCGGCTATTGCCCGGAGGAGCGCGGGATCTTCTCGAGCCTGTCGTGCGAGGAGAACCTGCTGCTGCCGCCCGTGCTCGGCGATCGCCAGGGTGCGATGTCGCTCGAAGACATCTACGAGATGTTCCCGAACCTCGCGTCGCGCCGTAGCAGCCAGGGCACGCGGCTGTCGGGCGGCGAACAGCAGATGCTCGCCGTCGCGCGGATCCTTCGCACGGGCGCGAACCTGCTGTTGCTCGACGAGATCTCCGAAGGCCTCGCGCCCGTGATCGTGCAGACGCTCGCGAAGATGATCGTCACGCTGAAGGCGCGCGGCTACACGATCGTGATGGTCGAGCAGAACTTCCGTTTCGCGGCGCCGCTCGCGGATCGCTTCTACGTAATGGAGCACGGCCGTATCGTCGAGCATTTCGGCGCGACCGAGCTCGAGGGAAAGATGCCTGTGCTGCACGATCTGCTCGGCGTTTAG
- a CDS encoding 4a-hydroxytetrahydrobiopterin dehydratase, whose product MIHKLTSEERKTQLESLPHWTAVPGRDAIQRSFRFADFNEAFGFMTRVAIKAQEANHHPEWFNVYNRVDITLSTHDADGLTERDIKLAHFIEEVGKHAKAA is encoded by the coding sequence ATGATTCACAAGCTCACATCGGAAGAACGCAAGACGCAACTCGAAAGCCTGCCTCACTGGACGGCCGTGCCGGGCCGCGATGCCATCCAGCGCAGTTTTCGCTTCGCCGATTTCAACGAAGCGTTCGGCTTCATGACGCGCGTCGCGATCAAGGCCCAGGAAGCGAATCACCACCCCGAGTGGTTCAACGTCTATAACCGCGTCGACATCACGCTGTCGACGCACGACGCCGACGGTCTCACCGAGCGCGACATCAAGCTCGCGCATTTCATCGAGGAAGTGGGCAAGCACGCAAAGGCTGCGTAA